Proteins encoded within one genomic window of Macrotis lagotis isolate mMagLag1 chromosome 3, bilby.v1.9.chrom.fasta, whole genome shotgun sequence:
- the LOC141519484 gene encoding olfactory receptor 5A1-like, with translation MATGRNTTTVTRFILLGFNEHPELQVFLFVLFLGIYFMTLAWNVSLIILIKIDSHLHNPMYFFLSNLSFVDIAYTSSVAPKMLYDFFKKQKTISFVGCAAQMFVFIGMGGTECCLLAAMAYDQYIAISNPLLYAAVMPPSICMQMAMAAHVGGIFTGLLQTISVFHLYFCGPDIINHFFCDVHPLLTLSCSSTFTSQVVNFIVVCMVGGTSATIVLVSYLHIIVTVLKIHSARGLAKAFNTWASHLLTVVLFIGSGLFAYLHPIARYSQNQDKVVAVFYGALIPMLNPIIYSLRSKEIKDALEKLKEKRKQMSIFFP, from the coding sequence atggctACAGGTAGAAATACCACAACAGTGACCAGATTTATCCTTCTGGGATTCAATGAGCATCCAGAACTTCAGGTCTTCCTTTTTGTGTTGTTCCTGGGAATCTACTTCATGACTCTAGCCTGGAATGTGTCTCTTATAATCCTGATCAAGATTGATTCCCATCTCCATAACCCCATGTATTTCTTCCTCAGTAATTTATCCTTTGTTGATATTGCTTATACTTCCTCTGTTGCCCCCAAGATGCTCTATGACTTCTTCAAGAAGCAAAAGACTATCTCTTTTGTGGGCTGTGCTGCTCAGATGTTTGTCTTCATTGGGATGGGGGGCACAGAATGTTGCCTCCTGGCAGCCATGGCATATGACCAATACATTGCCATTTCCAATCCACTGCTCTATGCAGCTGTCATGCCCCCCTCCATCTGCATGCAAATGGCTATGGCAGCCCATGTTGGGGGAATCTTCACTGGCTTGCTCCAAACTATCTCTGTATTTCATCTTTACTTCTGTGGACCAGATATAATAAACCATTTCTTTTGTGATGTTCATCCCCTGTTGACCCTCTCCTGTTCTAGCACATTTACCAGCCAAGTGGTGAACTTCATTGTTGTATGTATGGTTGGAGGGACATCAGCTACTATTGTCTTGGTCTCCTATTTGCATATCATTGTGACAGTTTTGAAGATCCATTCAGCCAGAGGACTAGCAAAAGCTTTCAACACTTGGGCCTCTCATCTGCTGACCGTGGTTCTCTTCATTGGCTCTGGCCTCTTTGCATACCTCCATCCTATTGCCAGGTACTCACAAAACCAAGATAAAGTGGTGGCCGTGTTCTATGGAGCTCTGATTCCTATGTTAAACCCTATTATATATAGTTTGAgaagcaaggagatcaaagatGCACTGGAGAAGCTTAAGGAGAAGAGAAAGCAGATGTCTATCTTCTTTCCTTAA